CCAAATACCTTAGGCGGCTATCAAATATTATTGTTGGCTATTAGCGCAGGTGTACTTTTATATACTAAATCGCCATTCTGGAGATTTTCTAGCATTGGGCTTATTGTATCTACATTCCCTTCATTTTTATATACCCAGTCAAGAGGAAGTTATTTGGGATTTATATTTATGTATGCAGCCTTCATATTATTAAGTAGAAAGACCAGGATATTGTTTATTGTGCTATTAGTAATCGCTATACTTATTTTTCCTTTCGTTATTCCGCGAGTAGTTACAGATCGCATAGCTTACACATTTAAGTCTGGAGAAAAGTTCGATGTTTTTGGCGAAACTGTAATCTTAGAGGATGCAGCAGCAGCACGCGTTAAGAATTTAAGATTAGTTTTCCGAGAATGGAAGAAGCGCCCGGTTTTTGGTTACGGGGTTACCGGAGTAAGATTAGTAGATACTCAATATGCCCGTGTATTAGGGGAGACGGGAATTGTTGGCTCTTGGATATTTGTCTGGATGCTAGTAGCTATTTTTAAGATTTGTTTTAGAGCCTTTAAGGCCACTGATGATAATTGGTCGAAAGGCCTAATAATAGGTTTTCAGGCTGGATTTATCGGGTTATTATTTCACTCCTTCTCTGCCGAGACTTTTATTATTGTGCGGATTATGGAGCCGTTTTGGTTTTTTTTAGCGATGATTAATTTCATATCAAATAAAGCTAACGCAGAAGCTAATGCTGAAAAATCAGCATAAGTCAAGAGCCCAAGAGGATATGGGCAGTAATCTGGTAAGATTTCTAAAGAATATACTTAAAACCCTGTTTTATTATTTAGGAATTTTTAAGATTTTTGCTTTTATTTCTAAAAGCCAGAAGAGGATGCCCATTCTTCTTTATCATCGCGTTATACAGGATAGCTCTAGGAAAACGCACACTTGCGCATTCGCCTTAAGGGGATTAGCGATTTCAAAGGAGGGGTTTCGAAGACAGATTGAGTATCTAGTTAGAAATTACAAAGTTATCAGTTTAGGAGAGTACATAAAAAAGAGGCAACTCAGGCAATCTCTTCGTGGTTGCGCTGTTATTACTTTCGATGACGGATTCAGGGATTTTAGAGAAACAGCATTAGGAGTGCTTAGAAAAAATAATTGTCCGGCAACAGTTTTTATTATTGGGAATAGCCAAAGGCAAGTTTACTGGCGGCATAAACTTTATGCGATTCTTGATCATTCAGAGAAAAAGCAGTGTAAATTTATGCTGGATTCCCGTACCCCTGTTTCTATATCCTTAATAAATGAAAATGATAAATATGCGACCTTACTTTTATTAATAGATATTTTAGAAAAATTATCAGACGAGAAGAGAGAGAATATTATTACTAGATTAAGAGAGGAATTGGCTGTTTCTAAAGGTGTCAATATTGACGATCTTTATCTTAGTCCGGGAGACTTAAAGAACTTGCTTAAGGCGAATCTGGAAATAGGCGCACATTCCCTGTCACATCGCGACTTAACAACGTTGGATAAGCAGAGTTTCAAGAGAGAAATAGATGATTCTTTAGAATATGTAAAAGAGATCACTGGGAAAAATGATGTATCTTTTTCTGTGCCCTTTGGTGTGATTAATGAGGAAATTGTTGAATATCTAAAGTTAAACAACGTCAAGGCTAACGTGACTGGCAAGGAAGGATTAAATAGGCACGATGAAGACATTTTTCTTTTAAAGAGATTATTTATTGCAGAAGATAATCTGGCGCAATTTGTGTATAAAATCTCTGGGACGCAGATGTTTTTAAGAGACGTTTGGAAAAATTCATGAGGCATTAATTCCGACAAAAATAAAGATGAATAAGCCATTCAATTTAAGAACTCATATGCTTAGCGGACTCAGGTGGGTTGGTCTTTCTCGATTATTTCGTTGCGGATTACAGATTGTCTTTATTGCTATTTTAGCCCGTCTGTTGTCTCCGGAAGATTTTGGTATTATGGCTATAGTGATGACGTTTATGGCCGCCTCTTTAATATTTGGAGATTTGGGTTTAAGTTCAGCTATTGTGCAGAAGAGGCAGATTAGAGAAATAACACTTTCCACATCATTATGGTTATGTATTTTAGCTGGTTTTATATTATTTATAATAATGCTTAATTGTGCGCAATTGATATCGAGATTTTTCCGTAAAGAAATTATTGCTCCGCTTATTATGACTATATCCATAAAATTTATAATAGATTCTTTTGGCATCGTGCATGAGACATTGCTGCGAAAAGACCTGCTTTTTAAAAGGATAGCCTTTGTTGAAATCTCTGAAACTGTATTTTATGGCGCTTCTTCAGTAATCTTTGCCTTAAATGGCTTTGGTGTTTGGAGTTTAGTTTTTGGATATCTCCTAGGCAGTCTAATCAGGACTATTTGTTTATGGGGGGCCTGCTCCTGGCGGCCGGCCTTAAGATTTAACTTAAGTAGCTTTGGGGAAATTTTTTATTTTGCCAGAAATGTGCTCGGCTTTAAGATAGTTAACTATTTAACTACCAACCTAGATCGTCTCATAATCGGCAGAATACTGGGAAGCGTTGCTTTAGGCTATTATTCCATGGCTTATAATATTTCTAATCTTCCCAGAGAAAAACTCTCTTCAATAGTAAACAGAGTTGGTTTTCCTGCCTTTTCTAAGATACAGAATGATAAGATCCAGCTAAGGAATGCCTATTTAAAAATCATAACTTATGCAGCAATAATAGTTTTTCCTTTGCTTTCTGGCTTAATTATTCTCTGCCCTGAATTTGTGAGGGTTGTATTTACGCAGAAATGGAGCGCAATGGTTGTCCCGCTTCAATATTTATGCTTAGGGGCAATGTTTTTTTCTATAACCTCTTTTGTGGGGATAGTGTTTCTTGCTACAGGGCATGCGGAATTTGAATTACGTCTTTCTATTATTTCTTTGTTTTCAATTGTAATCGCTCTAATTTTTGGTGTTAGATTTGGTGTTGTCGGCATAGCCAGAGGAATTTGTATATATGCAGTAGTTATAAATATTATTGGGCAGCTATTTATCAGGCAGCTGATTAAAATGGGTTTGAGGAGTTATTTAAAAGCATTGTATCCGGCGATAATTCCTTCGGCGATTATGTGTTTGGTCCTTAAATTGTTTTTAATATGGCAGAATTTGAATTTAGGATTAGGGGATATCTTGTTGCTTGTTAGTTCTGTGGCCTTAGGGCTGTTTATTTATCTTTTGAGCCTTTTTGTTGTAAGCCCTTCCTTAGCTAAAGAGATCAGAGAAATGTTCATTATCAAAAACCATGAGAGCCTCACTTAAAATTCTCTATCACAAAATTGTTTCTAAAGTTAAGTCATTGGATAAGGCTACGTCCTATAAACTTGGAGATATCCTGAGGAACTTGACGGACGTCAATACGAGAAGGTACTGGGATCGCATATTTTCAAAAACAGATGAGTTCTTGCGCGATTTTCCTTATGAACCTTTAAAGGATATCTTGCCTAAAGACAGGTCATTTTCTCTTCTGGATATAGGTTGCGCCATGGGGGATGGCTTAAATATTTTAAAAACATATTTTCCTAAGGCGCATTTTGAGGGGGCAGATATAAGTGCAGTTGGTATAGAAAAGGCCAAGGTTAAAACTAAAGATATTAATTATTTTGTTTTAGATTTAAAGACTCAGGAGCCACCCAGGAAATATGACTTTATCACATTAATCCACACTTTGGAACACTTCAATGATCCCTTCGCTATTGTAGATAAATGTTTAAAGTTTACTAATGAAGCGCTGATTGTGCGCACACCTTATATAGAGCAGTTTGATAATCCCCGGCTTTATTTAAGCGGTGAGCATCGGCATCTTTTTAATAAACATACATTCGAAAAGTATAATTGCGAAGTCTTACATATTAGTGACCATATCGAGGCGGGCGGGTACAAATATATTTTGTATAGAATAGAACCATAATTTCTTTAATTAATGGTGCTTAATATATTACTTAGATTAAGGGATAAGATTTCAAAGATTTTGATGTTTTCTGAAATTTACTGGCTTCCTCGCTACTATTCATTACTTAAAATAGCTAAATTTAAGAAAGGTGGATTGATATTAGATGCTGGTTGCGCACAGGGATTAATTGCGATAGCGCTGGCCAAAAAGGGATTAAGGGTTATTGGCATTGATAAGTCAATTGAGGAAATTGCTCAAGCAAGAAAGCTTGTCTTTGATAAGGGTCTTAACAGCAAAATTCATTTTGTTGTTTGCGATCTATGTAACTTGCCTTTTAGCGGGAATCATTTTGATCATGTCATATCTCTAGATACCTTGGAATATATTGAAGATGATTTAACGGCTTTAAGAGAATGCGCCAGAGTGCTGAAGGCGCAAGGGAAATTAAGACTCGCCTTACCGCTAGGTTATGCCTGTAGCGCTAATCTTTTTTCCGTTCAACGAATATTGAGGAGATTGATACCTCATTCTTTCTTTAGCAGAGATTTGCCGCAAGGCAAAGCCTGGTTAGAGGCCGACGATGATTATATGATGAGAAAGCTCGGTGATGTGCGTAAGTATTCCTTGCAAGAAATAAAGAAAAAAACAGAGCCTCTTTTTAGGCTTTTGCGTAGTGTTTATTTCTTGAAGATATTTAGCTCTTTAGCTACGGATATAACTTATGGGATAAGAGGTCTAAGTAGATTTAAGTTCATTTTCTTTTTTCCTGCGGTACGAATTGATTATTATGCCCAGAATAAGCAGCCCGGCTATGGTTTATTTTTAGAGTTAGTCAAGAAGGGATAGTATAACTTAAAGAAATGAAAATATTAAGCATTTCTAATCTGGATATCTGGCCAGCAGGAGAGAATAAGGGCATACCTTCAATATTTTTTTCACAAAAAGGATTTGTCCAAAGAGGCCATGAGGTATTTTTTTTATCTCCAGCTAAGATGGGAAAAAGAGGTCAGGAGCTTTATCAGGGAATTAAAATTTTCAGATTTAAATTTCCCTTTTTGCGTTTATTCAGTTCTATTTCTTCTTTACGCTTAGATAGGTTTTGCTCTCATATAAAAAGCACCTTTCTTTCAAATTTAGAATTGTTATTTTTTCAGCTTCTTTCTTTATTTTGGGCGATTAAGATTGGCTGCAAGTTAAGGCCAGATCTTATTTATGTCCATAGCCTCACCCCTAGTTTTGTGGGGTGGTTAGCAAGTAAGTTACTAAGAACTAGGCTTGTGTTTAGAATATACGGAACCATAGACCTTTATTGGAAATTTAGGCGTCCCTTAGCCAGGATAAAAGAATTTAGGAGCTATCTTGTTTTTAAGTTAAGGCCAGATTATTTTGTAATTACTAGAGACGGCACTCAAGGTGCACGCTTAGCTAAGAAGTTAGGGGTAAGAGAGGAGAAAATAATAGATTACCGCAATGGTGTAGATTTTTCTATGTATGCCCCAAACCTATATACCAAAGAAAAACTCTGCCAAGAATTAGGGATAGGGACGGATTCTAAGATTATACTTTCTCTTTCAAAGTTAATTCCTTTCTACGCAGTGGAGCGACTTATATTCTCTCTTGTAGAGCTTTTCAAAGTCGATCCCCATATCGTTTGTATCGTAGCCAGGGATGGTCCAGAAATGGCCAAATTAAAGGAGTTTGTTAGCAATAATAATATTGAGAATAGAGTTATTTTTGTTGGCTACGTTGATCGGGAATTTGTTAAGAAATTGCTCAATGTCTGTGATGTTTTTGTCTCTGTATCAGAATACAGCAATACCAATAATGCCTTATTTGAGGCGATGGTCTGTGCCAGATGTATTGTAACCTTAAAGGATGAAACTATAGAGGAGACCCTTACTCATAAGAAGAATGCAATTCTAGTTCCTTTAGAAGAATTAAATAGCTTATCTAATATATTAGGAAAAGTTTTATCTGACGACTCAATGCGAGAGAGGCTAGGTAGGCAAGCCCAGAGCAGGGCTAGAGAAATTCTAGAGAGCTGGCCCGAGAGAATTGATAGGGAGGCGCAGTTACTCGAAGCTTTAATAAAATCATAGCAAGATTAAATAAGCAATAAAGGAGGCTAAAAACAGGGATTGGGGGACACATTTTATCTTAGCAGCAGGATTACTAGAGAGTTGTGGCTATAATAAGTCAGCCACAAGCTACTCTGTTTTGTCGGTTATTGATAGAATTCCGGCGTACTTTCATCGCGTCTATGCCCATATCTTAGTGGATTAGCCAAAGATATTAGATGCAGCCATAGAGATATTTACAGGAATAAAGACCGGCGTAAATGAGGACTCTTATGAATACAAGAGGATCAAGGAAGATGAGTCTATGTTAAGAGGTTATCTAAAAGATGCCAGAAAAATAATTATAGAGAACGAAAATTTAATAAGAGGAACAAATCCAGATCTGCGTCAGCGTCTTAGAGAGGCTGGCTATAGGATAGCCCTGGTACCAGAAACCTGGGCATATCATCCTGCGCCAGGTAACTTCCTTGAGTTGATAAGTGTTTTTTTAAGAAAGGCATATGTTCAGCTTGGGTTTTCAAGAATTATCCAGAGTTGGTTTATGAGGCGCCTATCCATGAGCAGTCTCAATTTGTGGGTGAGGTGAGTCTGCGATATAGACTACAGCGACATCTTAAGATCATGTTTAAATCTTTTTTTTCTTTAAAATTAATACTTTTAGCCGTTGAATTAAGTTATAGCACAGGTTATGTCATTGGTTTATTGAGACCTCGGAGGCTGCAATAGATAAACTTAATATGAAAGCAATTATTATTGCCGCAGGCATGGGGAGTCGTTTGAGTCCATTAACACGTAGTCTGCCTAAATGTATGTTGCAGTTTAAGGGTAAGTCACTTCTAGAGCGCCAGCTTGAAGTCTTTAAAGCAGTTAATATAAAGAACATCATCTTGATTAAGGGGTATAGAAAAGAAAAAATAGATTATCCTAAAATTAAATATTATATCAACGATGACTATGAGAATAATAATATATTGAATTCTTTATTCTATGCAGAGCAAGAGATAGTAGGGGATGTTATTGTTTCCTATTCAGATATTCTCTTTAAAAGAAGCGTATTAGAAAAACTGCTTACCTCAAAAAATGACATTTCAATCGTAGTGGATAGAGACTGGAAAGAGAGTTATAAAGGGCGTAAATATCACCCTCAGGAAGAGGCGGAAAAGGTCATACTGGATGCTAATAATAATGTTTTGGAGATAGGGAAGGTCCTATCAAAAAATCATGCTGTTTCTGGAGAATTTATTGGTTTGATGAAACTTAGCTCAAGCGGCTCAGGAATATTCAGAGAACATTTTAAAAGAGTGAAAAAGATTTATTGGGGAAAGCCTTTTCAGAAAGCCGCTATCTTTCAAAAGGCCTATTTAACCGACATGATTCAAGAGATGTTGGATTGCGGTGCAAAGATTAACTCTGTAGTCATTGAGGGTGGTTGGAGAGAAATCGATACGATTGAAGATTACGAGAAGGCCTTAAAGGAATTGGGGCAATGTAGTGAATCCCATGATTAAAAATTTTTCTAACGACAATGATGTAAAGAAGAAGCTTAAATATTGGCGCAGAAGAGTTTTTATTTCTCTTTGGATAACCTATGCCTCATTTTATTTATGTCGAGTGAATATCTCTATTGCAATCCCTGGGATGTTAGAAGAGTATGCTCTGACAAAGACAGCTATGGGCGTAATACTCAGTGCTCTATTTTCTGCCTATGCTCTGGGACAATTTATAAATGGACAGTTAGGAGATAAATTTGGAGCCAGAAAATTAATCGCTTTGGGAGCAGTTGTTTCTTCGATATTGAATTTGATCTTTCCTGTCCTTCCGGGAATTGTATCAGTTTTAGCAATAGTTTGGGGCTTAAATGGATATTTTCAATCCATGGGATGGGCACCCAGTACCAAGACGATAGCTAATTGGTTTCCAAGAAGTAGCCGGGGTAAGATTACCGGTATCTTCGGCTCTTGCTATCAAGTTGGTAATGCTTTTAGCTGGGCCTTAGCTGGATTTGTGGTAGGGTTGTTCGGGTGGCGATTTGCCTTTTGGATTCCCGCGGTTATTCTTATGTTTATTGCAATACAATGGTTTATTAACGGTCGCAATGCTCCCGAAGAATTGGGTTTGCCTACAGTTGAGGATTGCCGAAATGGGACCTTTGATGTCAGAGAGAAAGCAAAAGATGAACATTTAGGGTTTAAGTTTACAATGCGTACTGTGTTGAGTAATCCTCAGATTTGGATGACCGGATTTGCTTTATTCGGTTTAAATATTGTAAGATATGGTTTTATGAGTTGGGCTCCTACTTATATGTTTGAGATGGAGAATGTATCTGTGTCAGTCGCAGCTTACAAGGCGATAGCTATACCACTTGTTGGTTCCTTGGGTGCTTTTTTTGCTGGGTGGATTTCGGATAAATTCTTTCAATCTCGTAGAGCCCCGATAGTAGTCTTTATGCTCATAGGTCTTATGTTTTTTACTATAATCTATCCTCATCTAAAGCATTTGCATTGGATCTTTAGTCTAATTTGTCTTATGGCTATAGGATTTACGATATATGGTCCGCATGTAATGATCTGTGCTACAATCCCTATGGATTATGCTTCTCGTAAGGCAACTGCCTCGGCAGCGGGGTTTATCGATGGCTTAGGATATATTGGCGCCGCATTGACCGGAGTTATTTCAGGATTTTTAGTTGATAATTATGGATGGAATGCAGCGTTTTATTTTTGGGTGACAGCAGTCTTTTTAGCTGTAATTTTGATGTCTTTGCAGTGGAGATACATTCCTAAAAGTGGTAAATATGAATAAGAACTAGAGGTGGATATGTTTGAGAATTTAGGTGAGATAAAAAAGACACAGAAATCTATGGAATGGTGGACAGAGCTTGTTATATATAAGTTCTCAACCCCCTTAGTCTCGTTGCTTAAGGATACTTCCATAACTGCAAATCAACTCACTTTAATTTCGCTAAGTGTTGTGATAATCGCATCTTTCATAATAGCCTTGGGTAATTATGCAGGTTTAATAATAGCAGCAATCTTATTACAGATTAGTTTTATACTAGATAATGCGGATGGACAGCTGGCTCGATATAGGAAGCAGGCCTCTGCATTTGGTCACTGGCTAGATTCTACATGCGATAGACTCTGTGAACTTTTCATACTTATGGCTCTGACTTATAGATTTTCTTTTGCCAACGACAAGGCATTATTTTTCGGTTTTTTTAGCCTTTTTCTTATTTATTATTATAACGGATTAGAGTTAAGAAATCCTGCTTATGTTGATCCTAAAGAGAAAAACAAGATAGAGGCTAAAGAAGGTGCTTTTTTTAGTCAGCTTAGAGTAGTTAAGAATAGACTTAAATGGATACCCTTTAATACGGGAGAGCAATATTTTTTATTCTCGTTATTTTTGGTTTTGAATCGAATAGATCTCTTCTTTTACTTCTTTATATGTTACGGCAGCCTATTTATAATTTTTCTTAGCGCTTATAAATATTATCAATATAGATTGTTGATGAGAGAAGGCCGTTGATAGAAAAGGTTGTTAGCTTAAAGTAATCTTAAGTCTTTTTAGGCCAGATAAATTAATATGCTAATAATTCCTGCACTTTCCATAATTATTCCTTCCCGAAACAGTTCTCGTAAAGAAATGAGCGATAAATTACTTTCTGATATCTCGAGGCAAAAAATAGATACCACAATAGAAATTCACCAG
This window of the Candidatus Omnitrophota bacterium genome carries:
- a CDS encoding O-antigen ligase family protein is translated as MMPKGLGQVNVTVLIILAVVIFLFFSLFNSFLGFSPENMLLWVLVIAVLLVTLVNINISLIILIFSMLLSPEFVLGELGVARRIVIRVDDILLLVVCFTWLVKMAMNKQLGLLKFTPLQVPLLLFIGACVISTSLALLADEISLQESYFYILKYFEYFLLYFMVVNNINSFKQIKIFTAFLFLVCIIVSFYTYPQIAALEKTTAPFEGPGGGEPNTLGGYQILLLAISAGVLLYTKSPFWRFSSIGLIVSTFPSFLYTQSRGSYLGFIFMYAAFILLSRKTRILFIVLLVIAILIFPFVIPRVVTDRIAYTFKSGEKFDVFGETVILEDAAAARVKNLRLVFREWKKRPVFGYGVTGVRLVDTQYARVLGETGIVGSWIFVWMLVAIFKICFRAFKATDDNWSKGLIIGFQAGFIGLLFHSFSAETFIIVRIMEPFWFFLAMINFISNKANAEANAEKSA
- a CDS encoding polysaccharide deacetylase family protein, whose translation is MLKNQHKSRAQEDMGSNLVRFLKNILKTLFYYLGIFKIFAFISKSQKRMPILLYHRVIQDSSRKTHTCAFALRGLAISKEGFRRQIEYLVRNYKVISLGEYIKKRQLRQSLRGCAVITFDDGFRDFRETALGVLRKNNCPATVFIIGNSQRQVYWRHKLYAILDHSEKKQCKFMLDSRTPVSISLINENDKYATLLLLIDILEKLSDEKRENIITRLREELAVSKGVNIDDLYLSPGDLKNLLKANLEIGAHSLSHRDLTTLDKQSFKREIDDSLEYVKEITGKNDVSFSVPFGVINEEIVEYLKLNNVKANVTGKEGLNRHDEDIFLLKRLFIAEDNLAQFVYKISGTQMFLRDVWKNS
- a CDS encoding MOP flippase family protein; the protein is MNKPFNLRTHMLSGLRWVGLSRLFRCGLQIVFIAILARLLSPEDFGIMAIVMTFMAASLIFGDLGLSSAIVQKRQIREITLSTSLWLCILAGFILFIIMLNCAQLISRFFRKEIIAPLIMTISIKFIIDSFGIVHETLLRKDLLFKRIAFVEISETVFYGASSVIFALNGFGVWSLVFGYLLGSLIRTICLWGACSWRPALRFNLSSFGEIFYFARNVLGFKIVNYLTTNLDRLIIGRILGSVALGYYSMAYNISNLPREKLSSIVNRVGFPAFSKIQNDKIQLRNAYLKIITYAAIIVFPLLSGLIILCPEFVRVVFTQKWSAMVVPLQYLCLGAMFFSITSFVGIVFLATGHAEFELRLSIISLFSIVIALIFGVRFGVVGIARGICIYAVVINIIGQLFIRQLIKMGLRSYLKALYPAIIPSAIMCLVLKLFLIWQNLNLGLGDILLLVSSVALGLFIYLLSLFVVSPSLAKEIREMFIIKNHESLT
- a CDS encoding class I SAM-dependent methyltransferase — protein: MRASLKILYHKIVSKVKSLDKATSYKLGDILRNLTDVNTRRYWDRIFSKTDEFLRDFPYEPLKDILPKDRSFSLLDIGCAMGDGLNILKTYFPKAHFEGADISAVGIEKAKVKTKDINYFVLDLKTQEPPRKYDFITLIHTLEHFNDPFAIVDKCLKFTNEALIVRTPYIEQFDNPRLYLSGEHRHLFNKHTFEKYNCEVLHISDHIEAGGYKYILYRIEP
- a CDS encoding class I SAM-dependent methyltransferase; translation: MVLNILLRLRDKISKILMFSEIYWLPRYYSLLKIAKFKKGGLILDAGCAQGLIAIALAKKGLRVIGIDKSIEEIAQARKLVFDKGLNSKIHFVVCDLCNLPFSGNHFDHVISLDTLEYIEDDLTALRECARVLKAQGKLRLALPLGYACSANLFSVQRILRRLIPHSFFSRDLPQGKAWLEADDDYMMRKLGDVRKYSLQEIKKKTEPLFRLLRSVYFLKIFSSLATDITYGIRGLSRFKFIFFFPAVRIDYYAQNKQPGYGLFLELVKKG
- a CDS encoding glycosyltransferase family 4 protein codes for the protein MKILSISNLDIWPAGENKGIPSIFFSQKGFVQRGHEVFFLSPAKMGKRGQELYQGIKIFRFKFPFLRLFSSISSLRLDRFCSHIKSTFLSNLELLFFQLLSLFWAIKIGCKLRPDLIYVHSLTPSFVGWLASKLLRTRLVFRIYGTIDLYWKFRRPLARIKEFRSYLVFKLRPDYFVITRDGTQGARLAKKLGVREEKIIDYRNGVDFSMYAPNLYTKEKLCQELGIGTDSKIILSLSKLIPFYAVERLIFSLVELFKVDPHIVCIVARDGPEMAKLKEFVSNNNIENRVIFVGYVDREFVKKLLNVCDVFVSVSEYSNTNNALFEAMVCARCIVTLKDETIEETLTHKKNAILVPLEELNSLSNILGKVLSDDSMRERLGRQAQSRAREILESWPERIDREAQLLEALIKS
- a CDS encoding phosphocholine cytidylyltransferase family protein — protein: MKAIIIAAGMGSRLSPLTRSLPKCMLQFKGKSLLERQLEVFKAVNIKNIILIKGYRKEKIDYPKIKYYINDDYENNNILNSLFYAEQEIVGDVIVSYSDILFKRSVLEKLLTSKNDISIVVDRDWKESYKGRKYHPQEEAEKVILDANNNVLEIGKVLSKNHAVSGEFIGLMKLSSSGSGIFREHFKRVKKIYWGKPFQKAAIFQKAYLTDMIQEMLDCGAKINSVVIEGGWREIDTIEDYEKALKELGQCSESHD
- a CDS encoding MFS transporter, translated to MIKNFSNDNDVKKKLKYWRRRVFISLWITYASFYLCRVNISIAIPGMLEEYALTKTAMGVILSALFSAYALGQFINGQLGDKFGARKLIALGAVVSSILNLIFPVLPGIVSVLAIVWGLNGYFQSMGWAPSTKTIANWFPRSSRGKITGIFGSCYQVGNAFSWALAGFVVGLFGWRFAFWIPAVILMFIAIQWFINGRNAPEELGLPTVEDCRNGTFDVREKAKDEHLGFKFTMRTVLSNPQIWMTGFALFGLNIVRYGFMSWAPTYMFEMENVSVSVAAYKAIAIPLVGSLGAFFAGWISDKFFQSRRAPIVVFMLIGLMFFTIIYPHLKHLHWIFSLICLMAIGFTIYGPHVMICATIPMDYASRKATASAAGFIDGLGYIGAALTGVISGFLVDNYGWNAAFYFWVTAVFLAVILMSLQWRYIPKSGKYE
- a CDS encoding CDP-alcohol phosphatidyltransferase family protein, which codes for MFENLGEIKKTQKSMEWWTELVIYKFSTPLVSLLKDTSITANQLTLISLSVVIIASFIIALGNYAGLIIAAILLQISFILDNADGQLARYRKQASAFGHWLDSTCDRLCELFILMALTYRFSFANDKALFFGFFSLFLIYYYNGLELRNPAYVDPKEKNKIEAKEGAFFSQLRVVKNRLKWIPFNTGEQYFLFSLFLVLNRIDLFFYFFICYGSLFIIFLSAYKYYQYRLLMREGR